In Bacillus toyonensis BCT-7112, a single window of DNA contains:
- the bioD gene encoding dethiobiotin synthase — translation MSGFFITATDTEVGKTVVAGALAGVYRELGYNVGVYKPLQSGHVASNPEGDAARLKALSGVPTKEDEICPYSIEEPLAPRLAMKRAGRVVKLKDIMRHYEELLKEFNSVFVEGAGGLAVPYTEDSLVIDFAKQLQLPLIIVARPTLGTVNHTVLTISYAQAHGLTVAGVILSSCKECDKERVQENKEMIEGLSGVPVLGLLPFLEGEFTREKLLESAKEHIMISKLEEFIQNESNVAHTSSI, via the coding sequence ATGAGCGGTTTTTTCATAACAGCAACAGATACTGAAGTTGGAAAAACTGTGGTTGCAGGTGCGTTAGCAGGTGTATATAGAGAGTTGGGATATAACGTAGGGGTATATAAACCGTTGCAAAGTGGACATGTTGCATCAAACCCTGAGGGAGATGCAGCAAGATTAAAAGCATTATCGGGTGTACCGACAAAAGAAGATGAAATTTGTCCTTATTCCATTGAAGAACCGCTTGCTCCGAGACTTGCGATGAAAAGAGCTGGAAGAGTCGTAAAGTTAAAAGACATTATGAGGCACTATGAAGAACTATTAAAAGAGTTTAATAGCGTATTTGTCGAAGGGGCAGGCGGGCTTGCAGTCCCATATACTGAAGATAGTTTAGTAATTGATTTCGCAAAACAATTACAGTTGCCTCTTATTATAGTAGCTCGCCCTACGCTAGGGACAGTAAATCATACTGTCTTAACAATTTCTTATGCACAGGCACACGGTTTAACAGTAGCAGGTGTAATTTTGTCTAGTTGTAAAGAATGTGACAAAGAAAGAGTGCAAGAAAATAAAGAAATGATTGAGGGGTTAAGTGGAGTACCAGTTTTAGGTTTATTACCATTTCTTGAAGGTGAATTTACTAGGGAAAAATTATTGGAATCAGCAAAAGAACATATTATGATTTCAAAATTAGAGGAGTTCATTCAAAATGAATCAAACGTGGCGCACACATCTTCAATCTAA
- the ribH gene encoding 6,7-dimethyl-8-ribityllumazine synthase has protein sequence MVFEGHLVGTGLKVGVVVGRFNEFITSKLLGGALDGLKRHGVEENDIDVAWVPGAFEIPLIAKKMASSGKYDAVITLGTVIRGATTHYDYVCNEVAKGVASLSLQTDIPVIFGVLTTETIEQAIERAGTKAGNKGYESAVAAIEMAHLSKQWA, from the coding sequence ATGGTATTCGAAGGTCATTTAGTTGGTACAGGATTAAAAGTTGGGGTTGTTGTTGGACGTTTTAATGAATTTATTACAAGTAAATTACTTGGCGGCGCTTTAGACGGATTAAAACGTCACGGCGTAGAAGAAAATGATATTGATGTCGCTTGGGTTCCTGGTGCATTTGAAATTCCTTTAATCGCTAAAAAGATGGCCAGTAGCGGAAAGTATGATGCTGTTATTACTTTAGGTACTGTAATCCGTGGAGCTACTACACATTACGATTACGTTTGTAATGAAGTAGCAAAAGGTGTTGCATCTTTATCACTACAAACTGACATCCCTGTTATTTTCGGTGTATTAACGACAGAAACAATTGAACAAGCGATTGAACGTGCAGGTACGAAAGCTGGTAATAAAGGATATGAATCAGCCGTTGCTGCCATTGAAATGGCTCACTTATCAAAACAATGGGCATAA
- the ribE gene encoding riboflavin synthase subunit alpha, which yields MFTGIVEELGTITNMQQSGEAMKLTIHANEILSDVHLGDSIAVNGICLTVTSFTTTSFTVDAMPETMKSTSLRLLKSHSKVNLERAMAANGRFGGHFVSGHIDGIGTILTKKQHYNAVYYKIAISDELLRYCLHKGSVAVDGTSLTIFDIDESSITISLIPHTVSESVIGEKNAGDIVNIECDMIGKYIEHFISKPVKRTGSMSESFLQENGFL from the coding sequence ATGTTTACAGGAATTGTAGAAGAATTAGGAACGATCACAAACATGCAACAAAGCGGAGAAGCGATGAAATTAACGATCCATGCAAATGAAATTTTATCTGATGTCCATTTAGGTGATAGTATCGCGGTTAACGGGATTTGCTTAACTGTAACGAGCTTTACAACTACTTCATTTACAGTTGATGCAATGCCTGAAACGATGAAATCAACATCACTTCGCCTGCTTAAATCACACTCTAAAGTAAATTTAGAGCGAGCCATGGCTGCAAACGGGCGCTTTGGTGGACATTTCGTTTCAGGACATATCGATGGCATCGGGACAATTTTAACTAAAAAACAACATTACAATGCCGTCTATTACAAAATAGCAATTTCCGATGAATTGCTACGCTATTGTTTGCATAAAGGATCCGTTGCTGTTGATGGAACGAGTTTAACGATATTTGATATAGACGAATCTTCCATAACAATTTCACTCATCCCACACACAGTAAGCGAATCTGTCATCGGAGAAAAGAATGCCGGAGATATCGTAAACATTGAGTGTGACATGATTGGTAAATATATCGAACACTTTATTTCTAAACCTGTAAAACGAACGGGGTCAATGTCCGAAAGCTTTTTACAAGAAAACGGATTTCTATAA
- the bioF gene encoding 8-amino-7-oxononanoate synthase: MNQTWRTHLQSKLQQLHEQGQYRNLHVTEQAEETWLIRDKKRLLNLASNNYLGLAGDERLKEAAIACTKKYGTGATASRLVVGNYPLYEEVERSVCNWKGTERALIVNSGYTANVGAISALACRHDIVFSDKLNHASIVDGIILSGAEHKRYRHNDLDHLEKLLKIASPEKRKLIVTDTVFSMDGDTAYLRELVQLKEKYGAIIIVDEAHASGIYGIDGAGLSHIEKDIAQKIDIHMGTFSKALGCYGAYLTGDAIYIEYLRNMMRSFIFTTALPPGILGAIRKAIEIVKEDNERRESLIANGAYFRTHLREAGFDIGNSSTHIVPIVVGSNENALRFSKRLQEVDIAAIAIRPPTVPINSSRVRFAVTSQHTIADLKWAIDQIIHIAKEEELFV; the protein is encoded by the coding sequence ATGAATCAAACGTGGCGCACACATCTTCAATCTAAATTACAACAATTACATGAGCAAGGACAGTATCGTAATTTGCATGTAACAGAGCAAGCAGAAGAGACGTGGCTTATTCGAGATAAAAAAAGGTTGTTAAATTTAGCATCAAATAATTATTTAGGATTAGCTGGGGATGAAAGATTAAAAGAAGCTGCTATTGCGTGTACAAAAAAATATGGAACTGGTGCGACTGCCTCTCGCCTCGTTGTAGGAAATTATCCATTGTATGAAGAGGTTGAGAGAAGTGTATGCAACTGGAAAGGTACTGAAAGAGCACTAATTGTAAATAGTGGATATACAGCAAATGTAGGTGCTATATCTGCTTTAGCCTGTCGTCACGATATTGTGTTTAGTGATAAATTAAATCACGCAAGTATTGTTGATGGAATTATATTAAGCGGCGCAGAACATAAAAGGTATCGTCATAATGATTTGGATCATTTAGAGAAGTTATTGAAAATAGCGTCACCTGAAAAGAGGAAATTAATCGTAACTGATACTGTTTTTAGTATGGATGGTGATACTGCATACTTGAGAGAATTAGTGCAGCTTAAGGAGAAATACGGGGCAATCATTATAGTTGATGAAGCGCATGCGAGTGGAATATATGGAATCGATGGAGCTGGGTTATCTCATATAGAAAAAGACATTGCTCAAAAAATTGATATACATATGGGGACGTTTAGTAAAGCTTTAGGGTGCTATGGTGCGTATTTGACAGGCGATGCAATTTATATAGAGTATTTACGAAATATGATGAGAAGCTTTATTTTTACTACAGCCTTACCACCAGGAATATTAGGGGCGATACGAAAAGCAATTGAAATTGTGAAAGAAGATAACGAAAGAAGAGAGAGTCTTATAGCGAATGGTGCATATTTCAGAACCCATTTACGAGAAGCAGGTTTTGATATTGGGAATAGCTCAACTCATATTGTACCGATTGTAGTCGGTTCAAATGAAAATGCTTTACGGTTTAGTAAAAGATTACAAGAGGTAGACATCGCAGCAATTGCAATTCGTCCACCGACGGTTCCAATTAATAGTTCCCGGGTCCGTTTTGCTGTTACGTCACAACATACAATAGCTGATTTAAAATGGGCCATTGATCAAATTATTCACATTGCGAAAGAAGAGGAGCTTTTCGTATGA
- the bioA gene encoding adenosylmethionine--8-amino-7-oxononanoate transaminase, protein MTVNSNTTEKSSYTYEELSEKNKAYVWHPFTQMKGYLEEDPVIIERGEGRKLYDVNGNEYWDGVSSIWLNVHGHQVPELDEAIREQLNKIAHSTMLGLANVPSILLAEKIIEVVPEGLKKVFYSDSGSTAVEIAIKMAFQYWQHKGKPRKQRFVTLKEAYHGDTIGAVSVGAIDLFHQVYSSLLFEAIKMPYPYTYRSPYGDNKEQIVKKHLEEMEEMLKEKHEEIAAIIVEPLMQGAGGMITMPKGYLKGLRDLCTTYNVLFITDEVATGFGRTGKMFACEHENVTPDILTAGKGLTGGYLPVAVTVTTDEIYNAFLGEYEEQKSFFHGHSYTGNPLGCAVAIANLELYEKTNLIEDVARKTEYVAKQLEALFAYKHVGDIRQCGLMIGIELVKNKETKESFEWTERVGVQVCKRSRDLGMILRPLGNTIVFMPPLASTIDEIDDMLRILYKAISDVTEGEE, encoded by the coding sequence GTGACTGTGAATAGTAATACGACTGAAAAATCATCTTATACATATGAAGAATTATCAGAGAAAAATAAAGCTTACGTATGGCACCCATTTACACAAATGAAAGGTTATTTAGAAGAAGATCCTGTCATTATTGAACGTGGAGAGGGAAGAAAGCTATACGATGTAAATGGAAATGAATATTGGGATGGGGTTTCATCTATTTGGCTGAATGTTCACGGACATCAAGTGCCAGAATTAGATGAAGCAATTCGTGAGCAATTAAATAAAATTGCTCATTCTACTATGTTAGGACTTGCTAACGTTCCATCAATTTTATTAGCAGAAAAAATTATTGAGGTTGTACCAGAAGGATTGAAGAAGGTGTTCTATTCAGACTCTGGTTCTACAGCTGTTGAAATTGCAATTAAGATGGCTTTCCAATATTGGCAACATAAAGGGAAACCGAGAAAACAAAGATTTGTTACATTAAAAGAAGCATATCACGGTGATACGATTGGTGCTGTTTCAGTAGGAGCAATAGACTTGTTTCACCAAGTGTATAGTTCACTCTTATTTGAAGCAATTAAAATGCCGTATCCATATACATATCGTTCTCCTTATGGAGATAATAAGGAACAAATTGTAAAAAAACATTTAGAAGAAATGGAAGAAATGCTGAAAGAAAAACATGAAGAAATTGCAGCTATTATTGTAGAACCTTTAATGCAAGGTGCTGGCGGTATGATTACAATGCCGAAAGGATATTTAAAAGGGCTAAGGGATTTATGTACAACATATAATGTTTTATTTATTACGGATGAAGTAGCAACGGGATTTGGGCGCACTGGAAAAATGTTTGCATGTGAACATGAAAATGTGACGCCAGACATTTTAACCGCTGGGAAAGGTTTAACAGGTGGTTATTTACCGGTTGCAGTTACGGTAACGACAGACGAAATATATAATGCCTTCTTAGGAGAATATGAGGAACAAAAATCATTTTTCCATGGTCATAGTTACACAGGTAATCCGTTAGGGTGTGCAGTAGCAATTGCGAATCTAGAATTATATGAAAAAACAAATTTAATAGAAGATGTTGCACGTAAAACAGAATATGTAGCCAAGCAATTAGAAGCGCTCTTTGCATATAAACATGTAGGTGATATTCGTCAGTGCGGGTTAATGATTGGTATTGAACTAGTGAAGAATAAGGAAACGAAAGAATCGTTTGAATGGACAGAAAGAGTCGGTGTGCAAGTATGTAAACGCTCAAGAGATCTTGGCATGATTTTACGACCGCTCGGTAACACGATTGTATTTATGCCTCCTCTTGCTTCTACAATTGATGAGATAGATGATATGTTACGCATTTTATATAAAGCAATCTCAGATGTTACGGAGGGAGAAGAATGA
- the ribD gene encoding bifunctional diaminohydroxyphosphoribosylaminopyrimidine deaminase/5-amino-6-(5-phosphoribosylamino)uracil reductase RibD, with translation MTDQEYMRIALQLAKGTSGQTSPNPMVGAVVVKDGNIVGMGAHLCAGEEHAEVHALHMAGEKAKNATVYVTLEPCSHFGKTPPCCELLIEKGVKRIVIATLDCNPLVSGNGKKKLEEAGIEVTTGVLETEAVLLNRYFFHYMKTKRPFVTIKTAMSLDGKTATVTGESKWITGAEARADVHQYRHTHDAILVGVNTVIADNPHLTTRIPNGGKHSIRVILDTHLRTPPSSHVITDTLAPTWIIVGKDVNKEKIASYESKNIAIFQMKTKQIEIQDVLDLLGEKQILSLFIEGGQTVHASFLQTNNFNEIVTYISPKLIGGKGAPTLFGGNGFSKLQDSLSLKIQEMKQIGDDIKIVATARNEVTKCLQEL, from the coding sequence ATGACTGATCAAGAATATATGAGGATTGCCTTGCAATTAGCTAAGGGGACATCAGGACAAACGAGTCCGAATCCTATGGTTGGTGCTGTTGTTGTAAAAGATGGAAACATCGTCGGAATGGGCGCTCATTTATGTGCTGGTGAAGAACACGCGGAAGTTCATGCCCTTCATATGGCTGGTGAGAAAGCCAAAAACGCTACCGTCTATGTAACACTTGAGCCGTGTAGCCACTTTGGAAAAACACCACCTTGCTGTGAATTACTCATCGAAAAGGGAGTTAAGCGCATTGTCATTGCTACCCTTGATTGCAACCCGCTCGTTTCTGGTAATGGAAAAAAGAAATTAGAAGAGGCAGGAATCGAAGTAACTACGGGTGTTCTTGAAACGGAAGCAGTTTTATTAAATCGCTACTTTTTTCACTACATGAAAACGAAACGCCCATTTGTCACGATAAAGACCGCGATGAGCTTAGATGGCAAAACAGCCACTGTAACTGGTGAAAGTAAGTGGATTACTGGTGCAGAAGCACGCGCTGACGTTCACCAATATCGCCATACACATGATGCAATTCTTGTTGGAGTGAATACAGTTATAGCCGACAATCCACATTTAACAACAAGAATTCCAAATGGCGGGAAACATTCTATTCGCGTTATTTTAGATACCCATTTACGAACGCCACCATCTTCTCATGTCATAACAGATACTTTAGCACCGACATGGATTATTGTAGGTAAGGATGTAAATAAAGAGAAAATAGCTTCTTATGAATCTAAAAATATAGCGATATTCCAAATGAAAACGAAGCAAATTGAAATTCAAGATGTTTTAGATCTACTCGGTGAAAAACAAATCCTGTCTCTCTTCATCGAAGGTGGACAAACTGTTCATGCAAGTTTCTTACAAACAAACAATTTCAATGAAATTGTAACCTATATAAGCCCGAAATTAATTGGCGGGAAAGGTGCTCCTACTCTTTTTGGAGGAAACGGTTTTTCAAAATTACAAGATTCGCTTTCCTTGAAAATTCAAGAGATGAAACAAATTGGCGATGATATCAAAATTGTTGCGACTGCCCGAAATGAGGTGACGAAATGTTTACAGGAATTGTAG
- the bioB gene encoding biotin synthase: MKQVQTKRDWKKLAYDVVEEKMITKEDAIAILEADDTEVLEIMNAAYIIRHHHFGKKIKLNMIINTKSGLCPEDCGYCSQSIISEAPIDKYAWLTQEKIVEGAHEAIRRKAGTYCIVASGRRPTDKEVNHVIGAVKEIRETTDLKICCCLGFLNEDQAGRLAEAGVHRYNHNLNTHENNYESICSTHTYDDRVDTVQKAKQAGISPCSGAIFGMGETIEERAEIAFELQRIDADSIPCNFLVAVKGTPLEGQKELTPVECLKVLAMMRFVNPTKEIRISGGREINLRSVQPLGLFAANSIFVGDYLTTAGQEPTADWGMIEDLGFEIEECAL; this comes from the coding sequence ATGAAACAAGTACAAACAAAAAGGGATTGGAAAAAACTTGCATACGACGTAGTAGAAGAGAAAATGATTACGAAAGAAGATGCAATAGCAATATTAGAAGCTGATGATACAGAAGTTTTAGAAATTATGAATGCAGCCTACATCATTCGTCATCATCATTTTGGTAAGAAAATAAAATTGAATATGATTATTAATACGAAATCTGGCTTATGTCCTGAAGATTGTGGGTATTGTTCACAGTCTATTATTTCAGAAGCACCAATTGATAAATATGCATGGTTAACGCAGGAGAAGATTGTAGAAGGAGCACATGAAGCAATTCGCCGTAAAGCGGGTACATATTGTATTGTAGCATCTGGCCGTCGCCCGACAGATAAAGAAGTAAATCACGTAATTGGGGCTGTGAAGGAAATTCGTGAAACGACAGATTTGAAGATTTGTTGCTGTTTAGGTTTCTTAAACGAAGATCAAGCAGGACGCTTAGCAGAAGCTGGTGTTCATCGTTATAACCACAACTTAAATACACATGAAAACAATTATGAAAGCATTTGCTCAACTCATACGTATGACGATCGTGTTGATACGGTTCAAAAAGCGAAACAAGCTGGTATTTCACCATGCTCTGGGGCGATTTTTGGAATGGGAGAAACAATTGAAGAACGTGCTGAAATAGCATTTGAATTACAACGTATAGATGCAGATTCTATTCCGTGTAATTTCCTCGTTGCTGTAAAGGGCACACCGCTTGAAGGACAAAAAGAGTTAACACCTGTAGAATGTTTAAAAGTATTGGCGATGATGCGTTTCGTAAACCCAACAAAAGAAATTCGTATTTCAGGAGGTCGCGAAATTAATTTACGTTCTGTACAGCCACTCGGCTTATTTGCAGCAAACTCTATTTTTGTCGGGGATTACTTAACGACAGCTGGACAAGAGCCAACTGCAGACTGGGGTATGATTGAAGATTTAGGATTTGAGATTGAGGAATGTGCACTATAA
- the bioC gene encoding malonyl-ACP O-methyltransferase BioC, with protein sequence MINKTLLQKRFNVAAVSYDQYANVQKKMAHSLLSVLNRRYSETSSIRILELGCGTGYVTEKLSNLFPKAHITAIDFAESMIAVAKTRQNVKNVTFHCEDIERLRLEESYDVIISNATFQWLNDLKQVIRNLFHHLSTDGILLFSTFGQETFQELHNSFRRAKEEKNIRNEIAIGQRFYSKDQLRHICKIETGDVHVSETCYIESFAEVREFLHSIRKVGATNSNEESYCQSPSLFRAMLRIYERDFTGNEGIMATYHALFTYITKEGKR encoded by the coding sequence ATGATCAACAAAACGTTACTGCAAAAACGGTTTAACGTGGCAGCCGTATCTTACGATCAATATGCAAATGTACAAAAAAAGATGGCCCATTCGTTACTTTCTGTATTGAATCGGCGATACAGTGAAACATCATCGATACGTATTTTAGAACTTGGATGCGGGACAGGTTATGTCACAGAGAAATTATCAAACTTATTTCCGAAAGCGCATATTACAGCTATTGATTTTGCTGAAAGTATGATTGCGGTTGCGAAAACTAGACAAAATGTAAAAAATGTAACGTTTCACTGTGAAGATATCGAACGATTACGATTAGAAGAATCATATGATGTCATTATTTCAAATGCTACATTTCAATGGCTAAATGATTTAAAACAAGTGATTAGAAATCTATTTCATCATTTGTCTACAGATGGGATACTACTCTTTTCAACGTTTGGACAAGAAACTTTTCAAGAGCTTCACAATTCGTTTCGGAGGGCGAAAGAAGAAAAAAATATACGAAATGAAATAGCGATAGGTCAACGTTTTTATTCGAAAGATCAGTTACGCCATATATGCAAGATAGAAACAGGGGATGTACATGTTTCTGAAACATGTTACATAGAGAGTTTTGCAGAAGTTAGAGAGTTTCTGCATTCTATTCGAAAAGTAGGAGCGACCAATAGTAATGAAGAATCATATTGCCAAAGTCCCTCACTCTTTCGTGCGATGCTTCGTATATACGAAAGAGACTTCACGGGAAATGAAGGGATAATGGCAACGTATCATGCTTTATTTACGTATATAACAAAAGAGGGGAAGAGATGA
- a CDS encoding alpha/beta fold hydrolase has product MKELKIIFIPGWGMEENVWDLVLPYFKEYPVQCIDWRNVKEIGEFAERIIDVAHDENVILVGWSLGALAAIQAYKKIKAKGIVLIGGTAKFTNTSDYTSGWNSLHVERLKKNLVRKKEDTLKRFYENMFTKDELKENKCFEDIVKHFKGDSIQSLQLGLDYLIETDMRGELKEIQAPILLIHGEQDVICPLSAAHSMADNTNVTLKVVSEAGHALCIMNLEYCANEVIQFVEGIRHDQQNVTAKTV; this is encoded by the coding sequence ATGAAAGAGCTAAAGATTATTTTTATCCCTGGATGGGGAATGGAAGAAAATGTTTGGGATTTAGTACTTCCGTATTTCAAAGAATATCCTGTTCAATGCATAGATTGGCGTAACGTGAAAGAGATAGGCGAGTTTGCGGAACGAATAATAGATGTAGCGCATGATGAAAATGTAATTTTAGTTGGATGGTCATTAGGAGCTTTAGCGGCAATTCAAGCCTATAAAAAGATTAAGGCGAAAGGTATCGTATTAATTGGTGGTACTGCTAAATTTACAAATACGAGTGACTATACAAGTGGATGGAATTCTTTGCATGTAGAACGGCTGAAAAAGAATTTGGTGAGAAAGAAAGAAGATACGCTCAAGCGGTTCTATGAAAATATGTTTACGAAAGATGAGCTGAAAGAGAATAAATGTTTTGAAGATATTGTAAAACATTTTAAAGGGGATTCTATTCAGTCTTTACAATTAGGTTTGGATTATTTAATAGAAACAGATATGAGAGGAGAGCTGAAAGAAATTCAAGCACCTATACTACTTATTCATGGAGAGCAGGATGTAATATGTCCATTGTCTGCTGCTCATAGTATGGCGGACAATACAAATGTAACACTCAAGGTAGTAAGTGAGGCAGGACACGCATTATGTATAATGAATTTAGAATATTGTGCAAATGAGGTAATTCAATTTGTAGAGGGGATACGACATGATCAACAAAACGTTACTGCAAAAACGGTTTAA
- the ribBA gene encoding bifunctional 3,4-dihydroxy-2-butanone 4-phosphate synthase/GTP cyclohydrolase II — MFHHIEEALEDLKQGKVVIVCDDENRENEGDFIALAEYITPETINFMITHGRGLVCVPITEGYAERLQLEPMVSHNTDSHHTAFTVSIDHVSTTTGISAHERATTIQELLNPASKGADFNRPGHIFPLIAKEGGVLRRSGHTEAAVDLAKLCGAEPAGVICEIINEDGTMARVPDLLQCAKQFDIKMITIEDLIVYRRHHETLVTREVEITLPTDFGTFQAIGYSNSLDTKEHIALIKGDISTGEPVLVRVHSECLTGDVFGSCRCDCGPQLHAALAQIEREGKGVLLYMRQEGRGIGLLNKLRAYKLQEEGFDTVEANEKLGFPADLRDYGIGAQILKDLGLQSLRLLTNNPRKIAGLQGYDLEIVERVPLQMPTKEENKTYLQTKVNKLGHLLNL, encoded by the coding sequence ATGTTTCATCATATTGAAGAAGCTCTAGAAGATTTAAAACAAGGAAAAGTCGTTATCGTATGCGACGATGAAAACCGAGAAAATGAAGGCGATTTTATCGCTTTAGCAGAGTATATTACGCCAGAAACAATTAATTTTATGATTACACATGGTCGCGGCCTCGTTTGCGTACCGATTACGGAAGGGTACGCAGAGCGCCTACAATTAGAACCAATGGTATCTCATAATACAGATTCACATCATACTGCGTTTACAGTGAGCATTGATCATGTTTCTACAACAACAGGGATTAGCGCTCACGAACGTGCAACTACGATACAAGAATTGTTAAACCCTGCATCTAAAGGTGCTGATTTCAATCGACCTGGACATATCTTTCCATTAATCGCAAAAGAAGGCGGTGTCCTTCGCCGTTCAGGTCATACAGAAGCTGCTGTCGATTTAGCAAAACTTTGCGGAGCAGAACCTGCTGGAGTCATTTGCGAGATTATTAATGAGGACGGTACGATGGCACGTGTACCTGATTTACTACAGTGCGCAAAACAATTTGATATAAAAATGATTACGATAGAAGATTTAATTGTTTATCGCCGCCATCATGAAACACTTGTGACAAGAGAAGTGGAAATTACCTTACCTACAGATTTCGGTACTTTCCAAGCAATTGGCTATTCTAACTCATTAGATACGAAAGAACATATTGCGCTCATAAAAGGTGATATTTCAACAGGTGAACCGGTGCTTGTACGTGTTCATTCTGAATGTTTAACAGGAGATGTATTCGGTTCATGTCGCTGTGATTGCGGACCACAACTCCATGCAGCACTTGCTCAAATTGAGCGTGAAGGAAAAGGTGTTCTTCTTTATATGAGACAAGAAGGACGAGGCATCGGGCTTCTTAATAAGCTTCGCGCTTATAAATTGCAGGAAGAAGGATTCGATACTGTAGAAGCAAATGAAAAACTCGGCTTCCCTGCTGACCTTCGTGATTATGGTATCGGCGCTCAAATATTAAAAGATTTAGGCTTACAAAGTTTACGATTATTAACGAATAATCCAAGAAAAATTGCTGGCTTACAAGGTTACGATTTAGAAATAGTCGAGCGTGTACCGTTGCAAATGCCAACAAAAGAAGAGAATAAAACATATTTACAAACGAAAGTAAACAAATTAGGACATTTATTAAACTTATAA